A part of Thermotoga petrophila RKU-1 genomic DNA contains:
- a CDS encoding tRNA (adenine-N1)-methyltransferase, giving the protein MADTLKPGDRVLLSFEDESEFLVDLEKDKKLHTHLGIIDLNEVFEKGPGEIIRTSAGKKGYILIPSLIDEIMNMKRRTQIVYPKDSSFIAMMLDVKEGDRIIDTGVGSGAMCAVLARAVGSSGKVFAYEKREEFAKLAESNLTKWGLIERVTIKVRDISEGFDEKDVDALFLDVPDPWNYIDKCWEALKGGGRFATVCPTTNQVQETLKKLQELPFIRIEVWESLFRPYKPVPERLRPVDRMVAHTAYMIFATKVCRREETE; this is encoded by the coding sequence GTGGCCGATACGCTGAAGCCTGGAGACAGAGTACTGCTTTCTTTCGAAGATGAGAGCGAATTTCTGGTCGATCTCGAAAAAGATAAAAAGCTTCACACTCATCTCGGTATCATCGATTTGAACGAAGTGTTCGAGAAAGGTCCTGGAGAAATCATACGAACGTCCGCAGGAAAGAAGGGGTACATTTTGATACCCAGCCTGATCGACGAGATCATGAACATGAAAAGAAGGACCCAGATAGTCTATCCAAAGGATTCATCTTTCATCGCGATGATGCTCGATGTGAAAGAGGGAGACAGGATCATCGACACAGGTGTGGGAAGCGGTGCCATGTGCGCTGTGCTCGCGCGGGCCGTTGGAAGTTCTGGAAAGGTCTTTGCTTATGAGAAGAGAGAAGAATTCGCAAAGCTCGCCGAAAGTAATCTAACGAAGTGGGGGTTGATAGAAAGAGTTACAATAAAGGTGAGGGACATCTCCGAAGGCTTCGATGAAAAAGATGTGGACGCTCTGTTCCTGGATGTTCCAGATCCTTGGAACTACATCGATAAGTGCTGGGAAGCTCTGAAAGGCGGTGGTAGGTTCGCAACCGTATGTCCAACGACAAACCAAGTCCAGGAAACCCTGAAAAAACTCCAGGAGCTTCCGTTCATAAGGATAGAAGTGTGGGAAAGTCTTTTCAGACCGTACAAACCAGTTCCGGAAAGACTGAGACCGGTGGATAGAATGGTTGCCCATACTGCGTACATGATATTCGCCACCAAAGTGTGCAGAAGGGAGGAAACAGAATGA
- a CDS encoding S41 family peptidase → MRLNQISKFAIVSVVVLVLALLLGGSAKTNLTVEEVNKALEPFFDSLSYILNYYYEADKLDINKLIDHAIDGLVKGTGDDFSYYQDPETYRENQIEMKGEYGGLGIEVTYDAEHGAIKVVAPMYGTPAWRAGLKAGDLIITIDGTPVSKMTYMEAVNNLRGEPGTSVTIEVLRDGEKLTFTIVREKIEIKMVLYSFIETEKGSIGYVRITRFGEKADSDMKNALDKIFEKGVKGLIIDVRDNPGGYLDVALKIVSMFVDKGVILKVRNGFGEEDVYESYGNSYPNVPIVLLVNEGSASASEILTGALKDLGIATVVGRKTFGKGSVQTGFPLSNGGVLFLTTAHYLTPSGKDIHKIGIEPDVLVEESVEEELHAETREQIEVDPEKDPFVKKGLEVLLEKIK, encoded by the coding sequence ATGAGACTGAACCAGATTTCAAAGTTTGCTATCGTCAGTGTAGTAGTACTCGTTCTTGCGCTTCTTCTCGGGGGTTCTGCTAAAACGAATCTCACCGTAGAAGAAGTGAACAAGGCATTGGAGCCGTTCTTTGATTCGCTTTCTTACATCCTGAACTATTACTACGAAGCGGACAAGCTTGACATCAACAAGCTCATAGACCACGCGATAGACGGCCTTGTGAAGGGAACGGGAGACGATTTTTCCTATTATCAGGACCCAGAAACCTACCGTGAAAACCAGATAGAAATGAAGGGAGAGTACGGTGGGCTTGGAATAGAAGTGACCTACGATGCGGAACATGGCGCTATAAAGGTAGTGGCTCCTATGTATGGCACTCCCGCCTGGAGGGCTGGACTCAAAGCGGGTGATCTCATCATAACCATAGACGGCACACCCGTGTCCAAGATGACCTACATGGAAGCCGTGAACAACCTGAGAGGAGAACCCGGAACCTCTGTCACGATCGAGGTTCTCAGAGACGGTGAAAAACTCACCTTCACCATCGTGAGGGAGAAGATCGAGATAAAGATGGTGCTTTACTCCTTCATAGAAACGGAAAAAGGAAGTATCGGGTACGTCAGGATCACACGCTTCGGAGAAAAAGCAGATTCCGACATGAAAAACGCTCTGGACAAGATCTTCGAAAAGGGTGTGAAGGGATTGATAATCGATGTGAGGGACAACCCCGGTGGATACCTCGATGTCGCTCTCAAGATCGTCAGCATGTTCGTCGACAAAGGTGTGATTCTGAAGGTCAGAAACGGATTCGGAGAAGAAGACGTCTACGAATCCTATGGAAACAGCTATCCGAACGTACCGATAGTACTTCTGGTGAACGAAGGATCGGCCTCGGCATCCGAGATACTGACGGGAGCGCTCAAAGACCTCGGCATTGCAACCGTTGTTGGGAGAAAAACCTTCGGTAAAGGTTCAGTCCAGACAGGTTTCCCACTGAGCAACGGTGGTGTTCTCTTTCTCACAACGGCTCACTACCTGACACCATCTGGAAAGGACATTCACAAGATCGGAATAGAGCCCGATGTCCTGGTAGAAGAAAGCGTTGAGGAGGAACTCCATGCAGAAACCAGAGAACAGATAGAAGTAGATCCAGAAAAGGATCCATTCGTGAAAAAGGGCCTCGAGGTGTTACTCGAGAAAATAAAATGA
- a CDS encoding glycosyltransferase family 4 protein produces MNIAMFSDTYAPQINGVATSIRVYKKKLTERGHKVVVVAPSAPEEEKDVFVVRSIPFPFEPQHRISIASTKNILEFMRENNVQIIHSHSPFFIGFKALRVQEEMGLPHVHTYHTLLPEYRHYIPKPFTPPKRLVEHFSAWFCNMTNVVIAPTEDIKRELESYGVKRPIEVLPTGIEVEKFEVEAPEELKRKWNPEGKKVVLYAGRIAKEKNLDFLLRVFESLNAPGIAFIMVGDGPEREEVEEFAKEKGLDLKITGFVPHDEIPLYYKLGDVFVFASKTETQGLVLLEALASGLPVVVLKWKGVKDVLKNCEAAVLIEEENERLFAEEIKHILENDRLREELSTKGREFVRKEWSVDRFVQRLEEIYTRAIEEGPVEINTSLMIKEFVKFEKLKEFFSKIEDRIWR; encoded by the coding sequence ATGAACATAGCGATGTTCAGCGATACCTACGCTCCTCAAATAAACGGCGTGGCAACGTCGATAAGGGTGTACAAAAAGAAACTGACGGAACGTGGTCACAAGGTTGTGGTGGTGGCTCCTTCCGCCCCCGAGGAAGAAAAGGATGTATTCGTTGTGAGGAGCATTCCCTTTCCCTTCGAGCCGCAACACAGAATCTCCATCGCTTCTACAAAAAATATTCTGGAGTTCATGAGAGAAAACAACGTCCAGATAATACACAGCCACTCTCCCTTTTTCATAGGGTTTAAAGCGTTGAGGGTTCAGGAGGAAATGGGATTGCCACACGTTCACACGTATCACACACTACTGCCCGAATACAGACACTACATCCCAAAACCCTTCACTCCTCCCAAAAGATTGGTGGAACACTTCAGCGCGTGGTTCTGCAATATGACAAACGTGGTGATCGCTCCCACAGAAGACATAAAAAGAGAACTCGAAAGCTACGGCGTGAAAAGACCCATTGAAGTGTTACCCACCGGTATAGAAGTGGAGAAATTCGAAGTAGAAGCACCTGAAGAATTGAAAAGAAAATGGAATCCTGAGGGAAAGAAAGTGGTTCTCTACGCCGGAAGAATAGCTAAAGAGAAGAATCTGGATTTTCTTCTGAGAGTTTTCGAGAGTTTGAACGCACCGGGCATCGCCTTCATTATGGTAGGAGACGGTCCTGAAAGAGAGGAAGTGGAGGAATTCGCGAAGGAGAAAGGACTCGATTTGAAGATCACAGGATTCGTACCTCACGACGAAATTCCCCTCTATTACAAACTCGGAGATGTCTTTGTTTTTGCTTCGAAAACGGAAACGCAGGGACTGGTGCTCCTGGAGGCCTTGGCTTCTGGTCTTCCCGTGGTGGTTCTGAAGTGGAAAGGGGTTAAAGATGTTTTGAAAAATTGCGAAGCAGCGGTTCTCATAGAAGAAGAAAATGAAAGACTCTTCGCCGAAGAGATAAAACACATTCTGGAAAACGATCGACTCAGAGAAGAGCTCTCAACAAAGGGGAGAGAATTCGTCAGAAAGGAATGGTCCGTTGATCGATTCGTTCAAAGGCTTGAAGAGATATACACGAGAGCAATAGAAGAAGGTCCTGTTGAAATAAACACATCTCTCATGATAAAGGAATTCGTCAAGTTCGAAAAATTGAAAGAGTTCTTCTCAAAGATCGAAGACAGAATCTGGAGGTGA
- a CDS encoding metallophosphoesterase family protein, whose product MTYAVGDIHGCFLALKSLLEKLPLSEEDELIFMGDYVDRGPNSREVIEFLIELSKHHRCIFLRGNHEEMLLNCVKNGSDCDLWFFNGARSTVESFGGVEEIRKFLPFFENTVYHYEKENYVFVHGGVKPGVSLEDQDPFDLVWIRDEFIYSENPLPGKIVVFGHTPFEEPFVSYDKIGIDTGCIYGGKLTALRVEDRKFFQVECANRRW is encoded by the coding sequence ATGACTTACGCGGTGGGGGACATTCATGGGTGTTTTCTCGCTCTGAAGAGTCTTTTGGAAAAACTTCCACTCTCTGAAGAGGACGAGCTGATCTTCATGGGGGACTACGTTGACAGGGGACCGAATTCTCGTGAAGTGATCGAATTTTTGATAGAACTTTCGAAACACCACAGGTGTATTTTTTTGAGAGGAAATCACGAAGAAATGCTTCTGAACTGTGTGAAGAATGGCTCTGATTGTGATCTGTGGTTCTTCAACGGAGCAAGAAGCACGGTGGAAAGCTTTGGAGGAGTCGAAGAGATCAGGAAATTTCTTCCTTTTTTCGAAAACACCGTATACCACTATGAAAAGGAAAACTACGTTTTCGTTCATGGAGGGGTGAAACCGGGTGTTTCTCTCGAAGATCAGGATCCTTTCGATCTTGTCTGGATAAGAGACGAATTCATCTACAGTGAAAATCCTCTTCCAGGAAAGATTGTGGTGTTTGGACACACTCCTTTTGAAGAACCGTTTGTTTCTTACGATAAAATTGGAATCGATACGGGATGTATCTATGGTGGAAAACTCACCGCTCTTAGGGTTGAAGATAGAAAATTCTTTCAGGTAGAATGTGCAAACAGGAGATGGTAG
- the coaD gene encoding pantetheine-phosphate adenylyltransferase has protein sequence MKAVYPGSFDPITLGHVDIIKRALSIFDELVVLVTENPRKKCMFTLEERKKLIEEVLSDLSGVKVDVHHGLLVDYLKKHGIKVLVRGLRAVTDYEYELQMALANKKLYSDLETVFLIASEKFSFISSSLVKEVALYGGDVTEWVPPEVARALNEKLKEGKR, from the coding sequence GTGAAGGCGGTCTATCCTGGATCTTTCGATCCCATCACTCTCGGGCATGTGGACATCATCAAAAGGGCGCTTTCTATTTTCGATGAGCTTGTGGTCCTCGTCACGGAGAATCCGAGAAAAAAGTGTATGTTCACCCTGGAGGAAAGGAAAAAGCTGATAGAAGAGGTTCTCAGTGACCTGAGTGGAGTGAAGGTGGATGTTCATCATGGCTTACTCGTGGATTATTTGAAAAAACATGGTATAAAAGTCCTGGTGAGAGGACTCAGGGCTGTGACCGACTACGAGTACGAGTTGCAGATGGCGCTTGCAAACAAAAAATTGTACAGCGATCTGGAAACGGTGTTTCTGATAGCAAGCGAAAAATTTTCTTTCATATCCTCCAGTCTTGTGAAAGAAGTGGCCTTGTACGGCGGTGATGTGACCGAATGGGTTCCACCCGAGGTGGCCAGAGCCCTGAACGAAAAGTTGAAGGAGGGAAAGCGATGA
- the thrS gene encoding threonine--tRNA ligase, protein MKIKVKLPDGKEKEYDRGITPAEIAKELGVKKAIGAVVNGELWDLKRPIENDCELRLVTLEDPEAPEFYRHTMAHILAQAVMRIYGKENVKLGIGPTIENGFYYDFDIKNGKLTEEDLPKIEQEMKKIIKENLPIERKEISKEEARKLFNNQPYKLELIEEIEGDRVTIYRQGEFVDLCRGPHLPSTGVVKHFKLLSVSGAYWRGSEKNPMLTRVYGTAFAKKEDLDNYLKFLEEAQRRDHRKLGPHLELFMLNTEYAPGMPFFLPKGVVVLNELMRFSRELHRERGYQEIFTPLIMNEQLWKISGHWDHYAENMYFIEKDEERYAVKPMNCPGHILVYKSRTVSYRDLPLRFFEFGRVHRYERSGVLHGLMRVRSFTQDDAHIFCTPDQIEEEILGVLDLINTIYGQFGFTYRVELSTMPEDHMGDEAIWEKATTALKNALERAGLSYKVNEGEGAFYGPKIDFHIRDSIGREWQCATIQLDFMMPEKFNVTYIGPDNKEHRAVMIHRAIYGSLERFFGILIEHFAGAFPTWLAPIQVAVIPISEKHNDGAEKIAKRISQEGFRVFFDNRRETLGYRIRQAQTQKIPYMIILGDKELESGKISVRTRTGKEIKDVDLEHFVETLRNEVLSRKLELLMEG, encoded by the coding sequence ATGAAGATAAAGGTGAAGCTTCCAGATGGAAAAGAAAAAGAGTACGACAGAGGCATCACACCGGCGGAGATCGCAAAAGAACTGGGCGTAAAAAAGGCGATCGGAGCGGTTGTTAACGGTGAACTCTGGGACCTGAAAAGACCCATCGAAAATGACTGCGAACTGCGACTTGTAACTCTGGAGGATCCCGAGGCACCCGAGTTCTACAGACACACCATGGCACACATCCTCGCACAGGCTGTGATGAGAATTTATGGAAAAGAAAACGTGAAACTGGGAATCGGTCCCACCATAGAGAACGGTTTTTACTACGACTTCGACATAAAGAACGGGAAACTCACAGAGGAGGATCTCCCAAAGATAGAACAGGAGATGAAGAAGATAATAAAGGAAAATCTTCCTATAGAAAGAAAGGAGATCAGCAAAGAAGAGGCAAGAAAGCTTTTCAACAATCAGCCTTACAAACTCGAACTCATAGAGGAGATCGAAGGTGACAGAGTAACGATCTACCGTCAGGGAGAGTTCGTGGATCTCTGCAGAGGCCCTCATCTTCCTTCGACTGGAGTAGTGAAGCACTTCAAACTCCTTTCCGTTTCAGGTGCGTACTGGCGAGGTAGTGAGAAGAATCCCATGCTCACAAGAGTTTACGGAACGGCCTTCGCTAAAAAGGAAGACCTCGACAATTACTTGAAGTTCCTTGAAGAAGCGCAGCGGAGGGACCACAGAAAATTGGGACCTCACCTCGAACTTTTCATGCTGAACACCGAATACGCCCCCGGTATGCCGTTCTTCCTTCCAAAAGGAGTCGTCGTGCTCAACGAATTGATGAGATTCTCCAGAGAACTCCATCGTGAGAGGGGATATCAGGAAATCTTCACGCCACTCATAATGAACGAGCAGCTCTGGAAGATCTCCGGTCACTGGGATCACTACGCTGAGAACATGTACTTCATAGAGAAAGACGAGGAAAGGTACGCGGTGAAACCCATGAACTGTCCCGGTCACATTCTCGTGTACAAGAGCAGAACTGTTTCCTACAGGGACCTTCCGTTGAGATTCTTCGAGTTCGGCCGGGTTCACAGATACGAGAGAAGTGGAGTTCTCCACGGTCTCATGAGGGTGAGATCCTTCACACAAGATGACGCACATATATTCTGCACTCCCGATCAGATTGAGGAAGAGATACTCGGTGTTCTTGATCTCATAAACACCATCTACGGTCAGTTCGGTTTCACTTACAGAGTGGAACTCAGCACGATGCCCGAAGATCACATGGGTGACGAAGCGATTTGGGAGAAGGCAACAACCGCTTTGAAGAATGCCCTGGAGAGGGCCGGACTTTCGTACAAAGTGAACGAGGGCGAAGGGGCATTTTATGGTCCAAAGATAGACTTTCACATAAGAGATTCGATAGGAAGGGAATGGCAATGCGCTACGATTCAGCTGGACTTCATGATGCCCGAAAAGTTCAACGTCACCTACATAGGTCCGGACAACAAAGAGCACAGAGCCGTGATGATACACAGGGCGATATACGGTTCGCTCGAAAGGTTCTTTGGCATCCTGATAGAACACTTCGCTGGAGCGTTTCCAACCTGGCTGGCACCGATCCAGGTGGCAGTTATTCCCATATCAGAAAAACACAACGACGGTGCGGAAAAGATTGCAAAAAGGATCTCTCAGGAAGGGTTCAGGGTCTTCTTCGATAACCGCCGTGAAACTCTTGGATACCGTATCAGACAGGCTCAAACCCAGAAAATACCGTACATGATAATATTAGGCGACAAAGAGCTGGAGAGCGGAAAGATCTCCGTGAGAACAAGAACAGGAAAAGAGATAAAAGACGTGGACCTGGAACACTTTGTTGAAACCCTGAGAAACGAAGTTTTGAGCAGAAAGCTCGAACTTTTGATGGAGGGATGA
- a CDS encoding HD-GYP domain-containing protein, which yields MKCFFESEEFEKAVEKIDRLYEKVDSMEEAEIAFLKEKKPFQGVAVVKEETYTVYKAGKKLVEFEDPEKATSMAYALAGEKLLSGNWVRRMVSGLLQAMIVLMEIEDENGWSHSQRVARLAERVGKKLGLSEEKLSLLREYAMLHDVGKIGIEQLMLYTPTRIRIFEQYPQDHTIMGSVFLASLEVLWDVVPIVRHHHENWDGTGYPDGLKGEEIPLEARIISVCDYYDVLTNFVSSEWEGRTKTHEEALEIIKKEAGKKFDPKVVEAFLEIFSDEAVE from the coding sequence GTGAAGTGTTTCTTTGAGAGTGAAGAATTCGAGAAAGCTGTTGAAAAAATAGATCGACTCTACGAAAAGGTTGATTCAATGGAGGAGGCAGAAATAGCTTTTTTGAAAGAAAAAAAGCCTTTTCAGGGAGTAGCTGTGGTAAAAGAAGAAACGTACACCGTTTACAAAGCTGGAAAGAAACTTGTAGAATTCGAAGATCCGGAAAAAGCCACATCGATGGCGTATGCTCTCGCAGGAGAGAAGTTGCTCTCTGGAAACTGGGTGAGAAGGATGGTCAGCGGTCTCCTTCAGGCGATGATAGTTCTCATGGAGATAGAAGACGAAAACGGCTGGAGTCACTCTCAGAGAGTTGCAAGACTCGCAGAACGTGTGGGAAAGAAACTGGGCTTATCGGAAGAGAAACTCTCTCTGTTGAGAGAATACGCCATGTTACACGATGTGGGAAAGATCGGAATAGAGCAACTCATGCTTTACACTCCAACCCGGATTAGAATTTTCGAGCAATATCCCCAAGATCACACCATCATGGGGTCTGTTTTTCTCGCGTCTTTAGAGGTTTTGTGGGATGTCGTTCCGATAGTGAGACACCACCACGAAAACTGGGACGGCACAGGGTACCCTGATGGGCTCAAAGGTGAAGAGATCCCACTTGAAGCGCGAATAATAAGCGTGTGTGATTACTACGACGTTCTCACCAATTTTGTTTCGTCGGAATGGGAAGGGAGAACCAAAACACACGAAGAGGCACTGGAAATCATAAAGAAAGAGGCTGGGAAAAAATTCGATCCAAAAGTGGTTGAAGCTTTTCTTGAAATCTTCTCAGACGAGGCTGTCGAGTAA
- a CDS encoding UDP-2,3-diacylglucosamine diphosphatase produces the protein MFISDLHIGDGSAKDDFFFDKELVNFIEDISQTEDVELFIVGDGFEILESHAVREIGLVSFDEVVEKLDETVIDEIEKKHSEVFETLKKFSRRHNVYYVVGNHDYHILKNKKLQNTLKNRFEKFEILPYYYDPHSKLLVLHGNQFDVINRFTVDRKTKKVIPPLGDYIARYMMINFDSQVVNFAPEDIIRDYDNVRPLLDVFHWFDYVTEIYDLSVDLVELWLKSFLSMLKTKEAKKWMKNNFPRTHWLSKVFVNRFGGMELGKVLVRSIYTLRKLRRVDYLQKWAKSILKGSHRWKRFMTGYPGDLHEVEEIDILVMGHVHHFAYRIVPTPQGKKLYVNCGSWRPVLEKIGIRKKHGFHRKAELPKIVMDFSGKNVEVKASIMNVLGKI, from the coding sequence GTGTTCATCAGCGATCTTCACATAGGAGATGGTTCAGCGAAAGACGATTTTTTCTTCGATAAAGAGCTTGTGAATTTCATCGAAGACATATCTCAAACTGAAGACGTTGAACTCTTCATCGTTGGCGATGGATTTGAAATACTCGAAAGTCACGCGGTGAGGGAAATTGGACTCGTCTCTTTCGATGAGGTTGTGGAAAAACTCGATGAGACGGTGATCGACGAAATCGAGAAAAAGCACTCTGAAGTCTTCGAGACTCTCAAGAAGTTTTCCAGACGACACAACGTGTATTACGTGGTGGGAAATCACGACTATCATATTCTCAAAAACAAAAAACTCCAGAATACCTTGAAGAATCGCTTTGAAAAGTTCGAGATACTTCCATACTACTACGATCCTCACAGTAAACTCCTCGTTCTCCACGGAAACCAGTTCGATGTTATAAACCGTTTCACCGTGGACAGGAAAACCAAAAAGGTAATACCACCTCTTGGAGACTACATAGCCAGATACATGATGATAAATTTCGACAGTCAGGTGGTTAACTTCGCTCCTGAGGACATCATTCGAGATTACGACAACGTGAGGCCTTTGCTCGACGTTTTTCACTGGTTCGACTACGTGACGGAAATCTACGATCTCAGTGTCGATCTGGTTGAACTCTGGCTGAAGAGTTTTCTCAGTATGTTGAAGACGAAAGAAGCCAAAAAATGGATGAAGAACAATTTCCCAAGAACACACTGGCTTTCCAAGGTGTTTGTGAACAGGTTCGGTGGTATGGAGCTGGGTAAGGTACTCGTAAGGAGTATATACACACTCAGAAAGTTGAGAAGAGTTGACTACCTTCAGAAATGGGCAAAATCTATATTGAAAGGAAGCCATCGCTGGAAAAGGTTCATGACGGGTTACCCCGGAGATTTACATGAAGTAGAGGAAATTGATATACTTGTGATGGGACACGTTCATCATTTCGCTTACCGAATAGTTCCAACGCCTCAGGGTAAAAAGCTGTACGTGAACTGTGGTAGCTGGAGGCCCGTTCTCGAGAAGATCGGTATCAGAAAGAAGCACGGTTTCCACCGAAAAGCGGAGCTTCCAAAGATCGTAATGGATTTCTCAGGGAAAAACGTTGAAGTGAAGGCATCTATCATGAATGTTCTCGGGAAAATTTAG
- a CDS encoding type I phosphomannose isomerase catalytic subunit, giving the protein MTIKVFPKLREQIWGSYRLGKIFGSDERIGEVWLLSGHPLFITEAENGLDLNEDMEKLIGKKLPRFPLLVKLISAEDWLSVQVHPNDEEARELESEPWGKTEAWYFVEKGQIAIGEDPEKIRKALEDNSWNEALKKVEIEPGNFVFLPAGTVHALGPGGLLVEVQQASDLTYRVYDWGRGRELHIEKAFKVMKKRKVEDLIEKNFKDFECEYFKIEKLREGELKGFCAIVILENGVLDNRRVLPFETFIVPKGEKAKLQAPALVMRIGKFFEQWGDKK; this is encoded by the coding sequence ATGACGATAAAGGTCTTTCCAAAGTTGCGAGAGCAGATATGGGGTAGTTATCGTCTTGGCAAGATATTCGGTTCAGATGAGAGAATAGGAGAAGTATGGCTTTTGTCCGGGCATCCACTTTTCATTACGGAGGCGGAAAATGGCCTCGATCTCAACGAGGATATGGAGAAGCTCATTGGAAAGAAATTGCCACGCTTTCCACTCCTCGTGAAACTCATTTCTGCTGAGGACTGGCTTTCTGTTCAGGTTCATCCAAACGATGAGGAGGCTCGGGAACTGGAGAGTGAACCCTGGGGTAAAACAGAAGCGTGGTATTTCGTAGAAAAAGGTCAGATCGCCATAGGAGAAGATCCGGAGAAGATCAGGAAGGCACTTGAAGACAACAGTTGGAATGAAGCGTTGAAGAAGGTGGAGATAGAACCTGGAAATTTCGTTTTTTTACCCGCTGGAACGGTTCACGCCCTTGGACCCGGTGGGCTTCTCGTGGAGGTACAGCAGGCGTCCGACCTCACCTACAGGGTTTACGACTGGGGACGTGGCAGGGAGCTCCACATAGAGAAGGCTTTCAAAGTGATGAAAAAAAGGAAAGTCGAAGATTTGATAGAGAAGAACTTTAAAGACTTTGAGTGCGAATACTTCAAGATAGAGAAACTGAGAGAGGGAGAATTGAAAGGATTCTGCGCGATTGTGATTCTCGAAAACGGTGTACTGGACAACAGACGAGTTTTACCATTTGAAACGTTCATCGTACCAAAAGGTGAGAAAGCGAAACTTCAGGCACCGGCTCTGGTTATGAGAATCGGAAAGTTTTTTGAACAGTGGGGTGATAAAAAATAA
- a CDS encoding DUF342 domain-containing protein codes for MKVEITVSEDRMQAYVTLRKERSSELPLTKEELLNALRSAGINHGIKEEIIEDLARSPVYNTPVLVAEGTPPVDGEDGRVELLKRIELTSHEGEKIDLREIPAKQRVIVRKGETIARIIPPTPGEEGIDVFGNPMKPRLGRVPEYRLGYNVTTKDNEIIATKSGILVIETNGTIHVYDTLEVDNVDYSTGNIDFPGKVIVKGDVKPDFVVKAQEDITVKGVIEAATVISFNGSITAGGIKGRGKAFVKAKKTVKAVFIENAEVEAEEVQVEKSIENSTVKAINVTVPGKGGSIRGGITIARVKVETYFLGSPIGVKTRVEVGIDPEINEKIKLLFAQISLDRENVQKLTKLLVELRKLQGMLKDKFPPDKEALLKKVNNTLINLKDSIQKNEEELRKLKTVAEEMAKNASVVVKEVVYPGVEIVMFERVFRVEKELTKAVFYYRDGEIRVGGYSE; via the coding sequence GTGAAGGTGGAGATCACAGTATCTGAAGACAGAATGCAGGCTTATGTGACTCTGCGAAAAGAGAGATCCAGTGAGCTTCCTCTTACAAAGGAAGAGCTTTTGAACGCATTACGCTCTGCCGGAATAAATCACGGTATAAAGGAAGAAATCATAGAAGACCTGGCAAGATCACCTGTGTACAACACACCTGTTCTTGTAGCAGAAGGCACCCCTCCAGTGGATGGAGAGGATGGAAGAGTTGAACTTTTGAAGAGGATAGAACTCACTTCTCATGAAGGAGAAAAGATAGACCTGAGAGAAATTCCCGCTAAACAGAGAGTGATTGTTCGGAAAGGAGAGACGATCGCCCGCATTATCCCACCGACTCCTGGAGAAGAAGGAATAGATGTTTTTGGAAACCCTATGAAACCGAGACTTGGAAGAGTGCCGGAGTACCGTCTTGGATACAACGTGACAACGAAGGACAACGAAATCATCGCAACGAAAAGTGGGATTCTGGTCATAGAAACAAACGGCACAATACACGTGTATGACACTCTGGAAGTTGACAATGTGGACTATTCTACTGGAAATATAGATTTTCCCGGCAAGGTGATTGTGAAGGGTGACGTGAAACCAGATTTCGTTGTAAAAGCTCAGGAAGATATTACAGTGAAAGGTGTAATAGAAGCGGCAACGGTGATTTCTTTCAATGGAAGTATCACGGCTGGAGGAATAAAAGGAAGAGGGAAGGCGTTCGTAAAGGCGAAAAAAACCGTCAAAGCCGTTTTTATAGAGAACGCAGAAGTAGAGGCCGAAGAAGTTCAGGTGGAAAAGAGCATAGAGAACTCCACGGTTAAAGCCATCAATGTCACCGTTCCTGGTAAAGGAGGAAGTATAAGAGGTGGCATAACCATAGCTCGGGTGAAGGTGGAAACCTATTTTTTGGGTTCTCCCATAGGTGTTAAGACGAGGGTGGAGGTTGGAATTGACCCTGAGATCAACGAGAAAATAAAACTCCTTTTCGCTCAGATCTCTCTCGACAGAGAGAACGTTCAGAAGTTGACGAAACTGCTAGTTGAACTCAGAAAACTCCAGGGAATGTTGAAAGACAAATTCCCACCTGACAAAGAAGCGCTTCTGAAGAAGGTGAACAACACTTTGATAAATCTCAAAGATTCAATACAGAAGAATGAAGAGGAATTGAGAAAACTTAAGACAGTAGCTGAAGAAATGGCTAAAAACGCCTCCGTTGTTGTAAAGGAGGTTGTTTATCCCGGTGTTGAAATTGTTATGTTCGAGAGGGTGTTTCGTGTGGAAAAGGAACTCACAAAAGCGGTTTTTTACTACAGAGACGGTGAAATAAGAGTAGGAGGGTATTCAGAATGA